Proteins encoded together in one Lysinibacillus sp. FSL K6-0232 window:
- a CDS encoding DUF4188 domain-containing protein has protein sequence MANKVYTGRYTVDNAKDMVVFIIGMRVNKRLAIHKWFPVFTAMPGMVKELYTNKEELGFLSMESYFGLKTTTMIQYWRSLEDLLAYAKNDKHLTAWKHFNQKAAGNEAVGIYHETYQIRKGTYEAIYVNMPHYGLGKALPRIAVTAERNSASKRLNNG, from the coding sequence ATGGCTAACAAGGTTTACACTGGGCGCTATACAGTTGATAACGCAAAGGATATGGTCGTTTTTATTATTGGCATGAGAGTAAATAAGCGCCTCGCTATTCACAAATGGTTTCCTGTATTTACAGCAATGCCTGGCATGGTGAAGGAGCTTTATACAAACAAGGAGGAGCTGGGCTTTTTATCAATGGAAAGCTATTTTGGACTGAAAACAACAACGATGATTCAATATTGGCGTTCTCTTGAGGATTTGCTTGCCTACGCGAAAAATGACAAACATTTAACTGCATGGAAGCATTTTAATCAAAAAGCTGCTGGCAATGAGGCAGTTGGTATTTATCATGAAACATATCAAATTCGTAAGGGTACCTATGAAGCCATTTATGTCAATATGCCACACTATGGTCTAGGAAAGGCTTTACCACGTATTGCCGTGACAGCAGAAAGAAATTCTGCCTCTAAAAGGCTTAACAATGGATAA
- a CDS encoding GNAT family N-acetyltransferase, whose amino-acid sequence MNIYGFKSICPEDIPAMADLLIHRQTFEGEVFPFLKNSCLDVKYATDILEKLFVNHKVSGIGAFTNNELVGYIIGEVKIDTLRGRHIWVPYEGTAIRMDQSSELIRNLYAKASKLWLEQGCFMHYTVVPLGNQVYYDAYQCLSFFIQQVHAIMDMKDYQPFNNVSDAEVRRANKMDSEMIGEMSSIIQSYHTAAPTFEPALPEMVSNIKAAYSNVIEESDETCIIAIKDKRGLGFQEYCPVSANFMTPDNAIELSVAGTHYSQMGKGVGKKLMNEGYRMMQEKGYDSMITDWRITNLASSTFWPKCGFKPVAYRMVRYIDSNITWANFDNPSIKSILG is encoded by the coding sequence ATGAATATATATGGCTTCAAATCAATTTGTCCTGAGGATATACCCGCAATGGCTGATTTATTAATACATAGGCAAACGTTTGAGGGAGAGGTGTTTCCATTTCTAAAAAATAGTTGTCTAGATGTTAAATATGCAACGGATATACTTGAAAAATTGTTTGTTAATCATAAAGTCAGTGGAATAGGAGCTTTTACAAATAATGAACTAGTAGGTTATATAATCGGAGAGGTCAAGATTGACACCCTCAGAGGCAGGCATATATGGGTGCCCTACGAGGGAACAGCCATTCGAATGGATCAATCCTCTGAGCTTATAAGAAATTTATATGCCAAAGCTTCAAAGCTATGGCTTGAGCAAGGCTGCTTTATGCATTACACAGTTGTACCTCTTGGTAATCAAGTGTACTATGATGCCTATCAATGCTTAAGCTTTTTTATTCAGCAAGTACACGCGATAATGGACATGAAGGATTATCAGCCTTTTAACAATGTATCTGATGCAGAGGTTAGAAGAGCTAATAAAATGGATAGCGAAATGATAGGAGAAATGTCTAGCATCATTCAATCATATCATACTGCTGCCCCTACATTTGAGCCTGCGTTACCTGAAATGGTATCAAATATAAAAGCTGCATATAGCAATGTAATAGAGGAAAGTGATGAAACATGTATTATTGCAATAAAAGATAAGAGGGGATTAGGATTCCAGGAATATTGCCCTGTTTCCGCCAATTTTATGACACCTGATAATGCGATAGAGTTAAGCGTTGCAGGTACTCACTATTCTCAAATGGGGAAAGGCGTTGGTAAAAAGCTTATGAATGAAGGGTATAGAATGATGCAAGAAAAGGGATACGATAGCATGATAACAGATTGGCGCATCACAAATCTTGCTTCTTCAACATTCTGGCCTAAGTGTGGGTTTAAGCCAGTCGCATACAGAATGGTTCGATATATTGATAGTAATATTACATGGGCCAATTTTGATAATCCGAGTATAAAAAGCATTTTGGGATAG
- a CDS encoding alanine/glycine:cation symporter family protein, which produces MDWFGHILGEINTLLYSYVLIILLVGVGLFFTLKTKFIQFRLIPEMFKLITEAAPKDKSGKKGISSFQAFTISAASRIGTGNIAGVATAIALGGPGAIFWMWMIALIGSASALIESTLAQVYKVKDKNTGLFRGGPAYYMEKGLNKRWMGILFAIVITITYGFIFNAVQANTISIAFEESFGANRIIIGLIMAALTGIIVFGGLKRIVNFTQVIVPAMAILYIIIALIIVILNISELPSIFMLIIKSAFGLEEAFAGMLGAAIMNGVKRGLFSNEAGMGSAPNAAATASVSHPVKQGLIQALGVFIDTLLVCTATAAIVLLGDAYVQSDATSVNLTQASLVSNLGDWAGSLLAVIVFMFAFSTVIGNYYYGESNIGFMKESKNSLFVFRIFVVLFVMFGSVAKVQVVWDLADLFMGIMAIINLIAILQLWKIAKPVIHDYVTQRKQGKDPVFYKKNIPNIGDVECWNEDE; this is translated from the coding sequence ATGGATTGGTTTGGTCATATACTTGGTGAGATTAATACACTTTTATATTCGTATGTATTAATTATCTTATTAGTTGGAGTAGGTCTATTTTTTACTCTAAAAACGAAATTTATTCAATTTAGATTGATACCAGAAATGTTTAAACTTATTACAGAAGCAGCACCAAAAGATAAGTCAGGTAAAAAGGGTATATCCTCTTTTCAGGCTTTTACAATATCTGCTGCCTCTCGAATAGGAACTGGTAATATTGCTGGTGTTGCAACAGCAATTGCCCTTGGTGGTCCAGGCGCTATATTTTGGATGTGGATGATTGCTCTAATTGGTAGTGCTTCTGCATTGATTGAAAGTACGCTAGCACAAGTGTATAAAGTGAAAGACAAAAACACGGGATTGTTCCGTGGTGGTCCAGCTTATTATATGGAAAAAGGTTTAAATAAAAGATGGATGGGTATTCTTTTTGCCATTGTTATTACTATTACTTATGGCTTTATTTTCAATGCAGTACAAGCAAACACGATTTCAATTGCCTTTGAAGAAAGCTTCGGCGCTAATCGTATTATTATAGGTTTAATAATGGCAGCTTTAACGGGCATCATCGTCTTTGGCGGATTAAAGCGAATTGTTAACTTTACACAAGTCATTGTTCCTGCTATGGCAATTTTATATATTATCATCGCGCTTATTATTGTCATCCTAAATATTTCGGAGCTTCCAAGCATCTTTATGTTAATTATTAAGTCTGCCTTTGGATTGGAAGAAGCCTTTGCAGGAATGTTAGGGGCAGCAATCATGAACGGCGTTAAACGTGGCTTGTTTTCCAATGAAGCAGGGATGGGCTCTGCACCGAATGCAGCAGCAACAGCATCTGTTTCACATCCTGTAAAGCAAGGTTTAATTCAAGCGTTAGGTGTGTTTATTGATACATTATTAGTTTGTACAGCAACGGCTGCCATCGTGTTGCTTGGTGATGCATATGTCCAATCTGATGCTACTTCGGTAAATTTAACGCAAGCTTCGTTAGTCAGTAACTTAGGTGATTGGGCAGGAAGTCTATTAGCAGTTATTGTATTCATGTTTGCCTTTAGTACAGTTATTGGTAACTACTACTATGGTGAATCAAATATTGGATTTATGAAAGAGTCAAAAAATAGCCTATTTGTATTTCGTATATTTGTCGTTCTTTTTGTTATGTTTGGTTCCGTTGCAAAGGTCCAGGTTGTATGGGATTTAGCGGATTTATTTATGGGTATTATGGCAATCATAAATTTAATCGCGATTTTGCAGCTTTGGAAAATTGCCAAGCCAGTTATTCACGATTATGTAACTCAACGTAAGCAAGGTAAAGATCCAGTATTTTATAAGAAAAACATACCGAATATTGGGGACGTTGAATGTTGGAATGAAGATGAATGA
- a CDS encoding CitMHS family transporter has translation MLSFLGFAMVVVFMYLIMAKRLSALVAIMIVPIIFATIGGYFTELGPMMEEGVKNVAMTAIMILFAILYFGIMIDTGLFDPLIKKILQLVQGDPLKIVVGTAVLSMMVALDGDGTTTYIITVSSLLPLYKRLGMNRLVLATTAMLSMGVMNMTPWGGASAMAMASLGLNSSEVFIPMIPIMAIGLVWVIVAAFLLGMMERKRIGIITLDDTETVQIDESLTGTVAYKRPKLVWFNLALTIALMVCLILDFMSLGVLFMIALAIALLVNYPNLKLQQERLLSHSKNSLAVVSIVIAAGIFSGIISGTGMIDAMAQTLVAVIPPALGPYLAIIVAFLSAPFTFFMSNNAFYFGVLPILAQTAEAYGISAAEVGRAALIGQPVHVLSPLVAAAHLMIGLVGTEFGDLQRFAIKWAFGTVIVMTIAALLLGVISIGA, from the coding sequence ATGTTATCATTTTTAGGATTTGCGATGGTAGTGGTATTTATGTATTTAATCATGGCGAAGCGTTTATCAGCTTTAGTAGCCATTATGATTGTACCAATAATTTTCGCTACGATAGGTGGTTATTTCACTGAGTTAGGCCCTATGATGGAAGAGGGCGTAAAAAATGTAGCGATGACCGCTATTATGATTTTATTCGCGATTTTATACTTCGGTATCATGATTGATACGGGGTTATTTGATCCATTAATTAAGAAAATTTTACAGCTTGTACAAGGTGATCCACTAAAAATTGTTGTAGGGACAGCTGTCTTATCAATGATGGTAGCATTAGATGGTGATGGAACAACTACATATATTATTACAGTTTCATCTTTATTACCGTTATATAAAAGATTAGGGATGAACCGCTTAGTGTTAGCCACAACAGCAATGCTTTCAATGGGTGTTATGAATATGACACCATGGGGAGGAGCCTCTGCAATGGCGATGGCCTCTCTTGGATTAAATTCTTCTGAAGTATTTATTCCGATGATTCCAATTATGGCAATTGGACTTGTTTGGGTTATTGTAGCAGCCTTTTTATTAGGTATGATGGAGCGTAAACGTATTGGAATTATTACATTAGATGATACTGAAACCGTGCAGATCGATGAAAGCTTAACGGGAACAGTAGCTTATAAACGACCAAAATTAGTATGGTTTAACCTAGCATTAACGATTGCATTAATGGTTTGTTTAATTCTTGATTTTATGTCATTAGGTGTTTTATTTATGATTGCATTAGCAATTGCACTATTAGTCAATTATCCAAATTTAAAATTACAGCAAGAGCGATTACTTTCACATTCTAAAAATTCATTAGCAGTTGTTTCGATTGTAATTGCAGCAGGTATTTTCTCTGGTATTATATCTGGAACAGGCATGATCGATGCGATGGCACAAACTTTGGTAGCTGTTATTCCACCTGCATTAGGACCTTATTTAGCTATTATAGTTGCCTTTTTAAGTGCACCATTTACATTCTTTATGTCCAATAATGCCTTTTATTTTGGTGTACTACCGATTTTGGCACAAACTGCAGAGGCTTATGGTATTAGTGCAGCGGAAGTTGGACGTGCAGCATTAATTGGACAGCCTGTACACGTATTAAGTCCGTTAGTAGCAGCCGCACATTTAATGATTGGGCTAGTAGGTACAGAATTTGGTGATTTACAGCGATTTGCCATCAAATGGGCTTTTGGCACGGTGATTGTTATGACAATTGCAGCTTTACTTTTAGGCGTTATTTCGATTGGAGCTTAA
- a CDS encoding PadR family transcriptional regulator, which yields MKSYNDTTYAILGILTTECKSGYAIKQLIDRSLQHFWKISYGQIYPTLKLISQEGLAEVRTSVRDGKPDKNEYYLTAKGLEVLKNWLEQPIEQFPTERNEVLLKLFFGHYQSDESQQSLLQNYKEALKGRYQTYVAIEHAIQQDTSENLKYWLFTLDYGKRTTQATIEWCDFTLQQLHKEE from the coding sequence ATGAAAAGTTATAACGACACAACATATGCAATATTAGGAATATTAACAACGGAATGTAAATCAGGCTATGCCATTAAACAGCTGATTGATAGAAGCCTTCAGCATTTTTGGAAAATTAGCTATGGGCAAATCTATCCAACGCTTAAATTAATTTCCCAGGAAGGATTAGCAGAGGTACGCACTTCCGTGAGGGATGGAAAGCCTGATAAAAATGAATATTATCTAACTGCAAAAGGGCTAGAGGTATTAAAAAATTGGTTAGAGCAGCCCATTGAGCAATTTCCAACAGAACGTAATGAGGTTTTGCTTAAATTATTTTTTGGACACTATCAATCTGATGAAAGCCAACAATCACTGCTACAAAATTATAAAGAAGCGCTTAAGGGACGCTATCAAACTTATGTAGCGATCGAACATGCAATCCAGCAGGATACAAGTGAAAATTTAAAGTATTGGCTATTTACATTGGATTATGGAAAAAGGACAACACAAGCCACAATTGAATGGTGTGATTTTACGCTTCAGCAACTTCACAAGGAGGAATAG
- a CDS encoding sensor histidine kinase, whose product MAVWKKYGKLNLLTQMTLLIIVVILISTILVSVLFSFMVDNVVKQYVGEKALTVAELAAQNEEIIEAFDDDNPSIVIQQISEQIQRTTDADYVTIANRQNIRYSHYNKDNIGKPTATSNAPVFEQGKPIIYSGEGISGPAIKAKAPIFNKQGDVIGVSSVGFLINNVEKDIDNYQHKLIQLASIPLMVGCSGAILIARRLKKLTFGLEPEEIAFMFKEKEATLESIADATITVNIAKKITSMNKRARELFADESLMMNSIITDERLNYYIDQVIASNHPHTNQKLLIDRNLYVLDAAPISSKKRVKGIVLTVRPLSEIKQLTNEFSKINDFTENMRAQNHEFLNKMNTIYGLLMLKEYDRALKIVSNEVSERQDIISFLITSVKDPLIAACLLGKVNRAKELYVQLVIDEDSRLDAVFDEEKSNHFVPLIGNVIENAVEAARAYSGQHAQVKVAFTDLGKDIIFDIEDNGPGVPTELEEHIFQTGFTSKQGENHGLGLAIVKNALEVLNGQIYIDKSELGGARFTIVIPQEILIQ is encoded by the coding sequence ATGGCTGTCTGGAAAAAGTATGGGAAATTAAATTTGTTAACACAAATGACTTTGCTGATTATTGTAGTGATTCTTATTAGTACCATATTAGTAAGCGTGCTTTTTTCTTTTATGGTAGATAACGTTGTGAAACAGTACGTGGGGGAGAAGGCATTAACGGTAGCCGAGCTTGCTGCACAAAATGAGGAAATTATTGAAGCCTTTGATGATGATAACCCTTCAATAGTTATTCAACAGATTTCAGAGCAGATTCAACGTACAACAGATGCCGATTATGTAACGATAGCGAACCGCCAAAATATTCGCTATTCGCATTATAATAAAGATAATATCGGTAAGCCAACAGCTACAAGTAATGCACCTGTTTTTGAGCAAGGGAAGCCAATTATTTATAGTGGGGAGGGCATATCAGGACCTGCTATTAAAGCAAAAGCTCCTATTTTTAATAAGCAGGGGGATGTAATAGGTGTATCTTCTGTTGGTTTTTTAATTAATAATGTAGAGAAAGATATAGATAATTATCAACATAAATTAATTCAGCTCGCTAGTATTCCATTGATGGTGGGGTGCAGTGGTGCGATCCTAATTGCTCGACGCTTAAAAAAGCTCACATTTGGTTTAGAGCCTGAGGAAATTGCTTTTATGTTTAAGGAAAAAGAGGCAACGCTTGAATCAATTGCAGATGCCACAATTACTGTGAATATCGCTAAGAAAATTACATCAATGAATAAGCGAGCTAGGGAATTATTTGCTGATGAATCATTAATGATGAATTCGATTATTACAGATGAGCGCTTAAATTATTATATTGATCAAGTTATTGCATCAAATCACCCCCATACAAATCAAAAGCTATTAATTGATAGAAACCTTTATGTATTAGATGCAGCGCCTATTTCATCCAAGAAGCGTGTGAAAGGGATTGTCCTGACAGTTCGTCCGTTATCGGAAATTAAACAGCTTACAAATGAATTTTCAAAGATTAACGATTTTACTGAAAATATGCGTGCACAAAATCATGAATTTTTAAATAAGATGAATACAATTTATGGCTTATTAATGTTGAAAGAGTATGACCGTGCATTAAAAATTGTGTCGAACGAAGTCAGTGAACGGCAAGATATTATTTCATTTTTAATAACATCTGTGAAAGATCCATTAATTGCCGCTTGCTTATTGGGAAAGGTCAATCGTGCTAAGGAATTATATGTACAGCTAGTCATTGATGAGGACAGTCGCTTGGATGCTGTTTTTGATGAGGAGAAATCAAATCATTTTGTACCGCTTATTGGGAATGTGATAGAGAATGCGGTGGAAGCGGCAAGAGCTTATAGTGGTCAGCATGCTCAAGTAAAGGTAGCGTTTACGGATTTAGGAAAGGATATTATTTTTGATATTGAAGATAACGGCCCTGGAGTTCCTACTGAATTAGAGGAACATATTTTTCAAACAGGGTTTACATCTAAACAAGGTGAAAATCATGGCTTAGGATTAGCTATTGTAAAAAATGCACTTGAAGTCTTAAATGGACAAATTTATATTGATAAAAGTGAGCTTGGGGGAGCACGATTTACAATTGTTATTCCACAGGAAATTTTGATTCAATAA
- a CDS encoding vWA domain-containing protein codes for MANSMSLQKGGNTVLAESGMIIVEVQWNSTSVLDVSTFLVGANGKVPSDDYMVFYNQETEPERSVWLTMNEMNKVVFTIQLEQLSPTIQHCFFTATLEGNATFNTVQGLRITVKSAQGEVCYQIDDATEERALVLAEVYRHQAKFKFRAIGRGFNGGLKPLAESYGVEVEEPETPSASLEEPIQEVNLTKIDLLKKKVSISLEKKNIAFEKSRVAVVFDASGSMTQLYQKGTIQRAFERVLAVAACMDDNGELDVWFFGSKFMKARSVTERDFEDYIQQTYPIPKMFGGLGVGNNEPPVMKDIIHHYVKKEPRKDIPAYIIFFSDGGIYKDKEIAKILTDASKQNIFWQFIGLGNANYGVLQKLDDLPGRFIDNADFFALDDFDKISDEELYNRLLTEFPQWLKEARAKGILH; via the coding sequence ATGGCTAATAGTATGTCCCTACAAAAGGGTGGCAATACGGTTCTTGCAGAGAGCGGCATGATTATAGTGGAAGTGCAATGGAATTCTACATCTGTATTAGATGTAAGCACTTTTTTAGTAGGCGCTAATGGTAAGGTTCCATCAGATGATTATATGGTATTTTATAATCAAGAAACAGAGCCAGAGCGAAGTGTTTGGTTAACAATGAATGAAATGAATAAGGTAGTTTTTACGATTCAGCTAGAGCAGCTTTCACCAACTATTCAGCATTGCTTTTTTACAGCAACATTAGAAGGAAATGCTACATTTAATACTGTTCAAGGGTTAAGGATTACTGTAAAAAGTGCACAGGGAGAGGTTTGTTATCAAATTGATGATGCTACTGAAGAAAGGGCATTGGTTTTAGCAGAAGTATATCGACACCAAGCGAAATTTAAGTTCCGAGCGATTGGCAGAGGGTTTAATGGTGGGCTAAAGCCTTTAGCTGAATCGTATGGGGTAGAGGTTGAAGAGCCTGAAACCCCGTCCGCTTCCCTTGAAGAGCCTATTCAAGAAGTTAATTTAACAAAAATTGATTTACTGAAAAAGAAAGTTTCAATTTCATTGGAAAAGAAAAATATTGCATTTGAAAAGTCGCGTGTAGCAGTTGTTTTTGATGCATCAGGCTCTATGACACAACTATATCAAAAAGGCACCATTCAACGTGCCTTTGAACGAGTATTAGCTGTTGCTGCCTGTATGGATGATAATGGCGAATTAGATGTTTGGTTCTTTGGTTCTAAATTTATGAAGGCAAGAAGTGTAACAGAAAGAGATTTTGAGGATTATATTCAACAAACATATCCTATACCTAAAATGTTTGGTGGTCTAGGTGTAGGAAATAATGAGCCACCTGTCATGAAGGATATTATCCATCACTATGTAAAAAAAGAGCCTAGAAAGGATATACCAGCATATATTATCTTTTTCAGTGATGGTGGAATTTATAAAGATAAGGAGATTGCTAAAATTTTAACTGATGCATCTAAACAAAATATATTTTGGCAATTTATTGGTCTGGGAAATGCAAATTATGGTGTTCTACAAAAATTAGATGATTTACCAGGAAGATTTATTGATAATGCTGATTTTTTCGCTTTAGATGATTTCGATAAAATATCAGATGAGGAGTTATATAATCGACTGCTAACGGAATTCCCTCAATGGCTGAAAGAGGCAAGAGCAAAGGGGATTTTGCATTGA
- a CDS encoding response regulator, whose protein sequence is MINDKTMNVIIVEDDLDAVNIYKHFTNQLEGFHVIATASSGTQTLEILNMIQPHLILLDVFLPDMNGIELLREIRQKYRGIDVIMITAANDTETVSEAIRGGAFGYLIKPIIIDKLVATLNKFKAVRESLHENDSMNQDYIDRLFQSNQKDMTEQVKPKTTYPKGIDKHTLKLVRQHIQSLTTSVSVDELSQIVGISYSTMRRYLEYLVSLDEMEVENGYGNVGRPERKYRRVIQTAMDE, encoded by the coding sequence ATGATAAATGATAAAACGATGAATGTCATCATTGTCGAAGATGATTTGGATGCGGTCAATATTTATAAACATTTTACAAATCAGTTAGAGGGATTTCATGTTATAGCTACAGCGAGCTCTGGTACGCAAACTTTAGAAATTTTAAATATGATTCAGCCACATTTAATTTTATTGGATGTTTTTTTACCAGATATGAATGGCATTGAGCTGTTAAGGGAGATTCGTCAAAAATATCGTGGTATTGATGTTATTATGATTACAGCAGCGAATGATACTGAAACGGTAAGTGAAGCAATTCGTGGTGGCGCTTTTGGCTATCTCATTAAGCCAATTATTATTGATAAGCTAGTTGCTACTTTAAATAAATTTAAAGCCGTTCGTGAAAGCTTACATGAAAATGATAGTATGAATCAGGATTATATTGATCGATTATTCCAATCCAATCAGAAGGATATGACTGAGCAAGTAAAACCAAAAACAACGTACCCAAAGGGAATTGATAAGCATACATTAAAATTAGTGCGACAGCATATTCAGTCGTTAACAACAAGCGTAAGCGTTGATGAATTAAGTCAAATTGTTGGTATTAGCTATTCAACGATGCGACGTTATTTAGAATATCTTGTTTCTTTGGATGAAATGGAAGTCGAAAATGGCTATGGTAATGTAGGAAGACCTGAGAGAAAATATAGACGTGTTATACAAACAGCAATGGATGAGTAG
- a CDS encoding leucine-rich repeat domain-containing protein, whose amino-acid sequence MALIKLNCPNCNGKLEYKEGQAIKCPYCETELLVKEKKVYYINQTINNYYGAAPTQQTAHMPPKLKALLLLIPVIIIVAFLGYFTLGDTETDSQHKVEARTMPESEVLLFFLKDIFNKGDALPTKEEIATIRYFSARNFDEQWHFEYSFDDPFSNEQAEISSYIMMDKLLNKQRIEQKDFEAFTGLTKLKLDNEYEIQQSDQISFEHLKGLKSYSTAFNESLTKVAEFIGDKSKIIELTTQIRNNQELALLLDFPNLQSLEITYVDESVTDFHLLHQLKLKSFAIYGVDDFNWLSSLTDLQALNIMYTDATDFSALYSLSQLRELRIEHAKNLKTVDFLQSMSNLQSLYLNYTYITNLEPIRNKQSLTKLSLESLLELDSLEAIGSLSSLTELKIIGYYKELVPAIVAPNLKKAELNEALISKLDAPALNDLTVHLSSNFDAAQLLKFPQLEQLATVEGEEIINIRSLNQLPSLQTLYVSEAYFFSETDELFNLQHIKTFDCRGCSFSINSEKPFVNNTLEHLALYKPSFKIDDGDWLTDVNKMMPYFKNMTVLRSFTMQDNTLQSLGFMENWQQIEVLHLENNAIPNIESLVILPNLKKMYILGNPVQNKSMLDKGIVYE is encoded by the coding sequence ATGGCATTGATTAAATTAAATTGTCCAAATTGTAATGGAAAACTTGAATACAAGGAAGGGCAAGCGATTAAATGTCCTTATTGTGAAACAGAATTATTAGTGAAGGAAAAGAAAGTTTATTATATTAACCAAACGATTAATAATTATTATGGCGCAGCTCCTACTCAACAGACAGCGCATATGCCTCCAAAATTGAAAGCTTTACTGTTGTTAATACCAGTGATTATTATTGTGGCGTTTTTAGGGTATTTTACGTTGGGGGATACAGAAACAGATAGTCAGCATAAAGTAGAAGCTCGTACAATGCCTGAAAGTGAAGTGCTCCTATTTTTCCTAAAGGATATTTTCAATAAAGGGGATGCGCTACCTACTAAAGAAGAAATTGCAACAATCCGCTATTTCTCTGCTCGTAATTTCGACGAGCAGTGGCATTTTGAATATAGTTTTGATGATCCATTTTCAAATGAGCAGGCTGAAATTTCCAGCTATATAATGATGGATAAGCTGTTAAATAAGCAAAGAATTGAGCAAAAGGATTTTGAAGCTTTTACAGGCTTAACGAAGCTAAAGCTAGATAATGAATATGAAATTCAGCAAAGCGATCAAATAAGCTTTGAGCATTTAAAAGGCTTAAAAAGCTATTCAACGGCATTCAATGAATCCTTAACGAAAGTAGCGGAGTTTATAGGAGATAAATCGAAAATTATAGAGCTTACTACACAGATTCGTAATAATCAGGAGCTTGCTTTACTATTAGACTTTCCGAATTTACAGTCACTAGAAATTACGTATGTTGATGAATCGGTGACAGATTTTCATTTATTACACCAGCTAAAGTTAAAATCATTTGCCATATATGGTGTCGATGATTTTAACTGGTTATCCTCGCTAACGGATTTACAAGCTTTAAATATTATGTATACAGATGCAACAGATTTTAGTGCACTATACTCATTAAGCCAATTGCGTGAATTACGTATAGAGCATGCTAAAAACTTAAAAACAGTGGATTTTCTGCAAAGCATGTCAAATTTACAGTCCCTGTACTTAAATTACACGTATATTACAAATTTAGAGCCTATTAGAAATAAGCAGTCTTTGACAAAGCTTAGCTTAGAAAGTCTTCTCGAATTAGATTCACTTGAGGCAATAGGTAGCCTATCATCTTTAACAGAGCTGAAAATAATAGGTTATTATAAAGAGCTTGTGCCAGCAATTGTTGCACCAAATTTAAAGAAGGCAGAATTGAATGAAGCCCTTATTTCTAAATTAGATGCACCAGCATTAAATGATTTGACTGTTCATCTTTCCTCGAATTTTGATGCTGCACAGCTATTGAAATTTCCACAGCTGGAGCAGCTAGCCACAGTGGAGGGCGAGGAAATTATTAATATTCGCTCATTAAATCAATTACCTAGCTTGCAAACATTATATGTAAGTGAGGCATATTTTTTCAGTGAAACAGATGAGTTATTTAATTTGCAGCATATAAAAACATTTGATTGTAGAGGTTGTTCTTTTAGTATCAATAGTGAAAAGCCGTTTGTAAATAATACATTAGAGCACTTAGCTCTCTATAAACCCTCTTTTAAAATTGATGATGGGGATTGGTTAACTGATGTGAATAAAATGATGCCTTACTTTAAAAATATGACTGTCTTACGTTCATTTACAATGCAGGATAACACATTGCAATCGCTAGGCTTTATGGAGAATTGGCAACAAATTGAGGTGCTTCATTTGGAAAATAACGCTATTCCAAATATTGAGTCTTTAGTGATCTTACCTAATTTGAAAAAGATGTATATTTTAGGAAATCCAGTGCAAAATAAATCAATGCTTGATAAAGGAATTGTATACGAATAA